The following are encoded together in the Bubalus kerabau isolate K-KA32 ecotype Philippines breed swamp buffalo chromosome 3, PCC_UOA_SB_1v2, whole genome shotgun sequence genome:
- the MAPK13 gene encoding mitogen-activated protein kinase 13 — MSFTRKKGFYKQDVNKTAWELPKTYVSLTHIGSGAYGSVCSAIDKRSGEKVAIKKLSRPFQSEIFAKRAYRELLLLKHMQHENVIGLLDVFTPASSLRNFHDFYLVMPFMQTDLQKIMGMEFSEDKIQYLVYQMLKGLKYIHSAGVIHRDLKPGNLAVNEDCELKILDFGLARHTDVEMTGYVVTRWYRAPEVILSWMRYNQTVDIWSVGCIMAEMLTGKTLFKGKDYLDQLTQILKVTGVPGAEFVQKLNDKAAKSYIQSLPQSPKKDFSQLFPRASPQATDLLEKMLELDVDKRLTASQALAHPFFEPFRDPEEETEAQQPLEDSLEREKLTVDEWKQHIYKEIVNFSPIARKDSRRRSGMKLQ; from the exons ATGAGCTTCACCCGGAAAAAGGGCTTCTACAAGCAGGACGTCAACAAGACCGCCTGGGAGCTGCCCAAGACCTACGTGTCCCTGACGCACATAGGCAGCGGGGCCTACGGCTCAGTGTG CTCAGCCATTGACAAGCGGTCAGGAGAGAAGGTGGCTATCAAGAAGCTGAGCCGGCCCTTCCAGTCCGAGATCTTTGCCAAGCGGGCTTAtcgggagctgctgctgctgaaacaCATGCAGCATGAGAAC GTCATCGGGCTCCTGGATGTCTtcaccccagcctcctccctgcgCAACTTCCATGACTT CTACCTGGTGATGCCCTTCATGCAGACGGACCTGCAGAAGATCATGGGGATGGAGTTCAGTGAGGACAAGATCCAGTACCTGGTGTACCAGATGCTCAAGGGTCTTAAG TACATCCACTCAGCTGGAGTCATCCACAGG GACTTGAAGCCGGGCAACCTCGCTGTGAATGAGGACTGTGAGCTGAAG ATCTTGGATTTTGGGTTGGCACGGCATACGGATGTGGAGATGACAGGTTACGTGGTGACCCGCTGGTACCGGGCCCCTGAGGTGATTCTCAGCTGGATGCGTTACAATCAGACTG TGGACATCTGGTCTGTGGGCTGTATCATGGCAGAGATGCTGACAGGGAAGACGCTGTTCAAGGGGAAAGACT ACCTGGACCAGCTGACCCAGATCCTGAAAGTGACCGGGGTGCCGGGCGCAGAGTTTGTGCAGAAGCTGAATGACAAGGCG GCCAAATCCTACATCCAGTCCCTGCCACAAAGCCCCAAAAAGGATTTCTCTCAGCTCTTCCCACGTGCCAGCCCCCAGG CCACAGacctgctggagaagatgctggaGCTGGACGTGGACAAGCGCCTGACGGCCTCACAGGCCCTCGCCCACCCCTTCTTTGAGCCCTTCCGGGACcctgaggaggagacagaggcccaGCAGCCACTGGAGGATTCCTTAGAACGCGAGAAACTCACAGTGGATGAATGGAAGC AGCACATCTACAAGGAGATCGTGAACTTCAGCCCCATTGCCCGGAAGGACTCTCGGCGCCGGAGTGGCATGAAGCTGCAGTGA